One window from the genome of Solea solea chromosome 13, fSolSol10.1, whole genome shotgun sequence encodes:
- the gba1 gene encoding lysosomal acid glucosylceramidase: protein MALSLPPAVLLILVYLTTRVTLSADSNECVARNFGHDSVVCECNATYCDSVGSASLPPPGQFSSYLSSMAGSRLEPDPGQVQVNSSGAGLRLTIVPYQKYQKIRGFGGAMTDAAAVNILSLSAAAQDQLLRQYFSSEGIGYSVVRVPIASCDFSTRLYTYADTPGDYNLHNFSLALEDTNMKIPLLQKAQAMSPHPLSLLASAWSAPAWMKTNGALIGKGSLKGRPGGKEYKTWAQYYIRFLEEYAKYNLTFWAVTTGNEPSAGMMTNYSFQALGFKPEEQRDWVALDLGPALHASSFPNTHVLILDDNRVLLSHWAKVVLSDIHAGRYIHGVAVHWYMDKLIPAEISLGATHHLYPEYYLFGTEACAGWSPLDRGVKLGSWARAEQYAHDILEDLNHYVVGWTDWNLALDQTGGPNWVKNFVDSPVIVDAKRDVFYKQPTFYSMAHFSKFLWEGSQRVGVSASHKTDLEYSAFIRPDGSVVLIVLNRSSSVIQFDVWDPAVGFITSTAPAHSLLTLAWNTH, encoded by the exons ATGGCGCTGTCACTGCCACCAGCTGTTCTTCTGATTCTTGTTTACCTGACAACAAGAGTGACTCTCTCTGCAG ACAGCAACGAATGTGTTGCCAGAAACTTTGGTCATGACTCtgtggtgtgtgagtgtaatgCCACTTACTGTGACAGTGTTGGTTCAGCCTCCCTTCCTCCACCGGGACAGTTCTCCTCCTACCTGAGCAGCATGGCAGGCAGCAGACTGGAACCAGACCCGGGTCAGGTGCAGGTGAACAGCAGCGGCGCAG GCCTCAGGTTGACTATCGTTCCCTACCAGAAATACCAGAAGATCAGGGGATTTGGTGGAGCCATGACTGACGCAGCAGCTGTCAACAtcctgtccctctctgctgctgctcaggacCAGCTGTTAAGACAGTATTTTTCCAGTGAAG GTATCGGCTACAGCGTTGTGCGTGTCCCCATCGCCAGCTGTGACTTCTCCACCCGTCTGTATACCTACGCTGACACACCTGGAGACTACAACCTACATAACTTCTCTCTGGCCCTGGAGGACACTAACATGAAG ATCCCTCTCCTGCAGAAAGCTCAGGCCATGTCTCCtcaccctctgtctctgttggcCAGTGCCTGGAGCGCCCCCGCCTGGATGAAGACCAATGGTGCACTCATAGGGAAGGGCTCCCTGAAGGGCCGGCCTGGTGGCAAGGAGTATAAAACCTGGGCTCAGTACTACATCAG GTTCCTCGAGGAATATGCTAAATATAACCTGACCTTCTGGGCTGTGACCACGGGGAATGAGCCCTCTGCAGGAATGATGACAAACTACAG TTTCCAGGCCCTGGGCTTCAAGCCTGAGGAGCAGCGGGACTGGGTGGCCCTGGACCTGGGCCCGGCCCTGCATGCTTCGTCATTCCCAAACACTCACGTCCTCATACTGGATGACAACCGTGTGCTGTTGTCTCACTGGGCTAAAGTG GTCCTAAGTGATATTCATGCAGGAAGGTACATTCATGGTGTGGCGGTCCACTGGTACATGGACAAACTCATCCCAGCAGAGATAAGCCTGGGAGCCACCCATCATCTATATCCAGAGTATTACCTGTTTGGCACAGAGGCATGTGCTGGTTGGAGCCCGCTAGACCGAGGGGTGAAGCTGGGCAGCTGGGCCAGAGCTGAGCAGTACGcacatgacattttagag GACCTGAATCATTACGTGGTGGGCTGGACCGACTGGAACCTGGCTTTGGACCAGACTGGTGGGCCAAACTGGGTTAAAAACTTTGTGGACAGCCCCGTCATAGTGGACGCAAAGCGCGACGTCTTCTACAAGCAGCCAACTTTCTATAGCATGGCCCATTTCAG CAAGTTCCTGTGGGAGGGGTCTCAGAGAGTCGGGGTGTCTGCAAGTCACAAAACAGACCTGGAATACTCTGCCTTCATTAGACCTGATGGATCAGTAGTTCTGATCGTACTCAACAG gtCATCGTCAGTGATCCAGTTTGATGTCTGGGATCCTGCCGTGGGTTTCATCACCTCCACTGCTCCGGCTCATTCGTTGCTCACACTTGCATGGAATACGCACTGA
- the dap3 gene encoding 28S ribosomal protein S29, mitochondrial, whose translation MALHRLSFRLRQTVTHVRTLHTTKCRQQQESLAAESEPEPFSIFRTRENDPAIQSEKNIGQYYTLPSAHIRTVFPHGLPWRYQQQMKTFSEACMMVRQPALEVMSYLKKTDYSKPVMRYVLYGGRGSGKTLSLCHTVHYCYTQGWLVLHLPDAFRWVKNCKELLPSSFNTSRFDQPLQATEWLRNFKITNEPFLSKIKTKQRYVWTKREFTEEGSLLGQLVDQGISRVKSSSDVVGAVMKELKLQSGQPESNFRLAVAVDGVNALWGRSTIKKEDKSTVDPDELTLVHNMRKLMKNDWTGGAIITTVAQNGSLYMSKSAYLPQELLGEKGFDYMDPFIPVSVANYSEKEFESCYLYYMDRQWLQHPQCRTEEGKKELVFLSNRNPKVMERICSSL comes from the exons ATGGCGCTCCACAGACTGTCCTTCAGACTACGGCAAACG GTAACACATGTCAGGACCCTTCATACCACTAAAtgcaggcagcagcaggagtcTTTGGCTGCAGAGTCAGAACCTGAGCCTTTCTCCATTTTCAGAACGCGGGAAAACGATCCG GCGATTCAGTCTGAGAAAAACATCGGGCAGTATTACACTCTTCCTTCTGCACACATCCGCACTGTGTTCCCTCATGGCCTCCCCTGGCGCTATCAACAACAG aTGAAGACGTTCAGTGAAGCCTGTATGATGGTGAGGCAGCCTGCTCTGGAGGTCATGTCTTATCTGAAGAAAACAGACTACAGCAAACCTGTGATGCGATATGTATTGT atggggggagggggagtgggAAGACCTTGTCCCTCTGTCACACAGTCCACTACTGCTACACGCAGGGTTGGCTGGTGCTGCACCTTCCTGACG cTTTTCGCTGGGTAAAGAATTGTAAGGAGCTGCTGCCATCGTCGTTTAACACCTCTCGCTTTGACCAACCATTACAAGCTACAGAATGGCTGCGCAATTTTAAGATTACCAATGAGCCGTTCCTTTCAAAG ATAAAGACAAAGCAGCGCTACGTGTGGACAAAGAGGGAGTTCACTGAGGAGGGAAGTCTATTAGGACAGCTGGTGGATCAG GGTATATCCCGTGTGAAGAGCAGCAGCGATGTAGTGGGGGCCGTGATGAAAGAACTGAAGCTGCAAAGCGGGCAACCAGAGTCAAACTTTCGCTTAGCTGTGGCGGTGGATGGTGTCAACGCCCTTTGGGGACGATCCACCATCAAGAAGGAGGATAAGAGCACT GTGGACCCAGATGAGCTCACTTTAGTTCATAACATGAGGAAGCTGATGAAGAACGACTGG ACTGGAGGAGCCATCATCACCACTGTGGCTCAGAATGGGTCTCTCTACATGTCAAAGTCTGCCTATTTGCCTCAAGAGCTGCTtggagag AAGGGTTTTGACTACATGGACCCATTTATCCCGGTGTCCGTTGCAAACTATAGCGAGAAGGAGTTTGAGAGCTGTTACCTTTACTATATGGACCGTCAATGGCTGCAGCATCCACAGT gcCGAacagaggaaggaaagaaagaactCGTCTTTTTGAGCAACAGAAATCCCAAAGTAATGGAAAGAATTTGTTCTTCCCTATGA